In Solanum lycopersicum chromosome 5, SLM_r2.1, the following are encoded in one genomic region:
- the LOC101263811 gene encoding alpha/beta hydrolase domain-containing protein VTE7-like isoform X2 gives MLTSFSAGAGGATPPALTNLKWLNSRRLTIWAGCDFPEFLPKQVENIKDPYARKLASRIERIPVNFSKGCVMSSCVKPKEQKEANPVVLLHGFDSTCLEWRYTLPLLEEAGLETWAVDILGWGFSDLGRLPSCDVASKRDHLYQLWSTYIKRPMVLVGPSLGSAVAIDFSVHYPEAVDRLVLIDASVYAEGTGKLATLPKAVAYAGVYLLKSIPLRLCAISLAFNGLPLSTCIDWTNIGRLHCLLPWWEDATVNFMISGGYNVIDQIKHELLIAFPGKVNSCPCEKFVTILMRGVPSYRSSKKH, from the exons ATGCTAACATCTTTCTCAGCCGGAGCTGGTGGAGCTACGCCGCCGGCATTAACCAATTTGAAATGGTTGAATTCGAGGCGTTTAACGATCTGGGCTGGCTGTGATTTTCCGGAATTTCTACCTAAACAAGTTGAAAATATCAAAGACCCGTATGCTAGAAAGTTGGCTTCACGAATTGAGAGAATACCA GTAAACTTTTCAAAGGGTTGTGTCATGAGTAGTTGTGTGAAGccaaaagaacagaaagaggcCAATCCAGTTGTACTTCTCCATGGTTTTGATAG CACATGTTTAGAGTGGAGGTACACGCTTCCATTGCTTGAGGAGGCTGGTTTGGAGACCTGGGCAGTTGATATCCTTGGATGGGGTTTCTCTGATCTAG GAAGGCTTCCTTCGTGTGATGTAGCTTCCAAGCGTGATCATCTTTACCAG CTGTGGTCTACCTACATTAAGAGGCCAATGGTGCTTGTCGGTCCGAGTCTTGGATCTGCTGTTGCTATTGACTTCTCTGTCCACTATCCAGAAGCT GTGGATAGGCTGGTTTTAATAGATGCAAGTGTTTATGCGGAAGGTACAGGAAAGCTCGCAACATTACCCAAAGCAGTAGCTTATGCTGGG GTCTACTTGTTGAAAAGCATACCACTTCGCTTATGTGCAATATCATTGGCTTTCAATGGCTTACCATTAAGTACATGTATAGACTGGACTAAT ATAGGTCGTTTACATTGTTTATTACCTTGGTGGGAGGATGCTACAGTGAATTTCATGATCAGCGGAGGTTACAACGTCATTGATCAGATAAAGCAT GAATTATTGATTGCTTTTCCCGGAAAGGTTAACTCTTGTCCCTGTGAAAAATTCGTCACCATTCTCATGCGAGGAGTTCCGTCATACAGGTCAAGCAAAAAACACTAA
- the LOC101263811 gene encoding alpha/beta hydrolase domain-containing protein VTE7-like isoform X1, which translates to MLTSFSAGAGGATPPALTNLKWLNSRRLTIWAGCDFPEFLPKQVENIKDPYARKLASRIERIPVNFSKGCVMSSCVKPKEQKEANPVVLLHGFDSTCLEWRYTLPLLEEAGLETWAVDILGWGFSDLGRLPSCDVASKRDHLYQLWSTYIKRPMVLVGPSLGSAVAIDFSVHYPEAVDRLVLIDASVYAEGTGKLATLPKAVAYAGVYLLKSIPLRLCAISLAFNGLPLSTCIDWTNIGRLHCLLPWWEDATVNFMISGGYNVIDQIKHVKQKTLIIWGEDDQIIDYKLGVRLHCEIPSAKLRQIPQCGHIPHVQKPDVVSRLITEFVQSDQSQRTKPNTVSTISFPVITGTCKSGCLAYPN; encoded by the exons ATGCTAACATCTTTCTCAGCCGGAGCTGGTGGAGCTACGCCGCCGGCATTAACCAATTTGAAATGGTTGAATTCGAGGCGTTTAACGATCTGGGCTGGCTGTGATTTTCCGGAATTTCTACCTAAACAAGTTGAAAATATCAAAGACCCGTATGCTAGAAAGTTGGCTTCACGAATTGAGAGAATACCA GTAAACTTTTCAAAGGGTTGTGTCATGAGTAGTTGTGTGAAGccaaaagaacagaaagaggcCAATCCAGTTGTACTTCTCCATGGTTTTGATAG CACATGTTTAGAGTGGAGGTACACGCTTCCATTGCTTGAGGAGGCTGGTTTGGAGACCTGGGCAGTTGATATCCTTGGATGGGGTTTCTCTGATCTAG GAAGGCTTCCTTCGTGTGATGTAGCTTCCAAGCGTGATCATCTTTACCAG CTGTGGTCTACCTACATTAAGAGGCCAATGGTGCTTGTCGGTCCGAGTCTTGGATCTGCTGTTGCTATTGACTTCTCTGTCCACTATCCAGAAGCT GTGGATAGGCTGGTTTTAATAGATGCAAGTGTTTATGCGGAAGGTACAGGAAAGCTCGCAACATTACCCAAAGCAGTAGCTTATGCTGGG GTCTACTTGTTGAAAAGCATACCACTTCGCTTATGTGCAATATCATTGGCTTTCAATGGCTTACCATTAAGTACATGTATAGACTGGACTAAT ATAGGTCGTTTACATTGTTTATTACCTTGGTGGGAGGATGCTACAGTGAATTTCATGATCAGCGGAGGTTACAACGTCATTGATCAGATAAAGCAT GTCAAGCAAAAAACACTAATTATATGGGGCGAAGATGATCAGATTATTGACTACAAGCTTGGAGTG CGATTGCATTGTGAAATTCCAAGTGCGAAGCTACGCCAAATACCCCAGTGTGGCCATATTCCTCATGTGCAGAAGCCTGATGTTGTCTCTAGGTTGATCACGGAATTTGTTCAGTCTGATCAATCACAAAGGACGAAACCTAACACTGTCTCCACCATCTCTTTTCCTGTGATTACTGGTACTTGTAAAAGCGGATGTTTAGCATATCCAAATTGA
- the LOC101263811 gene encoding alpha/beta hydrolase domain-containing protein VTE7-like isoform X3 translates to MSSCVKPKEQKEANPVVLLHGFDSTCLEWRYTLPLLEEAGLETWAVDILGWGFSDLGRLPSCDVASKRDHLYQLWSTYIKRPMVLVGPSLGSAVAIDFSVHYPEAVDRLVLIDASVYAEGTGKLATLPKAVAYAGVYLLKSIPLRLCAISLAFNGLPLSTCIDWTNIGRLHCLLPWWEDATVNFMISGGYNVIDQIKHVKQKTLIIWGEDDQIIDYKLGVRLHCEIPSAKLRQIPQCGHIPHVQKPDVVSRLITEFVQSDQSQRTKPNTVSTISFPVITGTCKSGCLAYPN, encoded by the exons ATGAGTAGTTGTGTGAAGccaaaagaacagaaagaggcCAATCCAGTTGTACTTCTCCATGGTTTTGATAG CACATGTTTAGAGTGGAGGTACACGCTTCCATTGCTTGAGGAGGCTGGTTTGGAGACCTGGGCAGTTGATATCCTTGGATGGGGTTTCTCTGATCTAG GAAGGCTTCCTTCGTGTGATGTAGCTTCCAAGCGTGATCATCTTTACCAG CTGTGGTCTACCTACATTAAGAGGCCAATGGTGCTTGTCGGTCCGAGTCTTGGATCTGCTGTTGCTATTGACTTCTCTGTCCACTATCCAGAAGCT GTGGATAGGCTGGTTTTAATAGATGCAAGTGTTTATGCGGAAGGTACAGGAAAGCTCGCAACATTACCCAAAGCAGTAGCTTATGCTGGG GTCTACTTGTTGAAAAGCATACCACTTCGCTTATGTGCAATATCATTGGCTTTCAATGGCTTACCATTAAGTACATGTATAGACTGGACTAAT ATAGGTCGTTTACATTGTTTATTACCTTGGTGGGAGGATGCTACAGTGAATTTCATGATCAGCGGAGGTTACAACGTCATTGATCAGATAAAGCAT GTCAAGCAAAAAACACTAATTATATGGGGCGAAGATGATCAGATTATTGACTACAAGCTTGGAGTG CGATTGCATTGTGAAATTCCAAGTGCGAAGCTACGCCAAATACCCCAGTGTGGCCATATTCCTCATGTGCAGAAGCCTGATGTTGTCTCTAGGTTGATCACGGAATTTGTTCAGTCTGATCAATCACAAAGGACGAAACCTAACACTGTCTCCACCATCTCTTTTCCTGTGATTACTGGTACTTGTAAAAGCGGATGTTTAGCATATCCAAATTGA